The bacterium DNA segment GTGATCACCATCGCCGCCAGCGCCAGAAGCGCGAGGGCGGACAGCCACAACCTGGATCGACCCATCGAGCCACCTCCCTGTCGTCTCGGAAGCCGCCGCCCATCCCGGACGTCCGCGCGCGCTCGGCGGCATCTCTTCCGTCACCGGGATATTCGCAGTCCGGCCCGATGCGGATTGGCCGGTGCGCGCGGCTACCCATCCGCGCGGGCCGCGCGGACGAAGGAATAGACGGGGAGCATGGTGCAGCAGTGCGTCGATCCGCTATTGCGGGCGGTTCAAGGGGGGAACGTTGATGCGGGCACCGTTCGACGGGGTGGGCGGACTGTGCGCGATCCTGGCGGGAGCCGCGGGGTTCCTTTACGCGGTCAGCTTCCTCATCGTGTCGCGCGCCGCTCCCGACGCGGGACGGCTGTGGAGCGCGATCTTTCTGATGCTGGGCGGGCTGCTGTCCACCGCTGCGCTGACGGCCGTGTACGAACGGCTTCGTAGCGTGAACGAGCCCGCCGCATTGTGGGCGCTGTTGCTCGGCATCGTCGGCGTGATGGGCGCCGCCATTCACGGCGCCTATGATTTGGCCGCCGCCGTGCATCCCGTCGCCGGCACCTCGACCGACGCGCCCAGTCAGGTCGATCCGCGGGGGTTGCTGACGTTCGGCATCACCGGCCTCGCGCTCATCGTGTTCGGCCGGCTGATTACGAGCAGCGCCGCGCTGCCTCACGGCCTTGGCTCGCTGGCCTATGTTGAGGGGGCGCTGCTGATCCTCTTGTACCTCGGCCGGCTCATCATCCTCACCCCTGCGCACCCCGTGATCGTGATCCCCGCGGTGCTCTCGGGGTTCGTGGCCGGACCCGCGTGGTACATCTGGCTCGGGCTTGTGCTTCGCCGTTCGTGAGATGCACGCGTAATCTCGGTTGACGCGGCAATCGGCCGACAAGGAGGGGCGTGTGATGGTGACCTACGTGATCCTGGGCAGCTACACCGAGCAGGGCATCCGGAACATCAAGCAGCTGCCGCAGCTCCGGGCGGCGGCGGAACAGTTTGTCGGCGGCAAGGGCGGCCGGGTCGTCGCGAACTACACGACCTTCGGCGGGTACGATTTCGTGTTCATCGCCGAGTTTCCGAACGACGAGGCCGCGCTCGAGGGCGCGTTCCTCTTCGGGAGCCGTGGCGACGTGCGCACGCAGACGCTGCGGGCGTTTACGGCGCAGGAGGCGGAAGCGGTGACGAAGCGGTTGCCGTAGGCGCAGTGCCTGGCTGGGGGGCCAGGATTCGAACCTGGATTCTCAGATCCAAAGTCTGATGGCCTACCGTTGGCCGACCCCCCAACGTCACCGCGATCGTAACGCGTCCGCTCCGGGACGGCAAGGGGCCGCTACTTGACGAGCGCGACCGCCTCGATCTCGACCGCTCCGTCGCGGGGCAGCTTGGCCACCTGGACCGTCGAGCGGGCCGGCGGGTCCTCCTGAAAGTACGAACCGTAGATCTCGTTCATCGCGCCGAAGTCGTTCATGTCGCGCAGAAAAATGGTCGTCTTGACCACCTCGGCGAGCGAGGAACCGGCGCTCTCGAGAATCGCCTTGATGTTCTCCATGACGCGCTTCGTCTGTATCCGTACGTCGCCCGGTACGAGCTGTCCGGTATGAGGATCCAGCGCCAGCTGGCCGGCAGTGTACACGAACCCGGCGGCGACGACGGCCTGGGAGTACGGACCGATCGCCTGCGGCGCCTCCTCCGTCCTCACGATCCGCTTGCTCATCTACGCGCCTCCCCGCCGGCGCACTCCGGCGCCGGCCACCATGAAATCGAACCCTTACGGGTCCGTCAGTCTGTGGTAACCGCGATCGTAGTACACGAGCGGGCGGCGGCCGGCAAACACCTCCGCCGCCTCGACTTCTCCCACGAAGATCGTGTGGTCTCCGGCCGGATACTGCGCGGTCACGCGGCACTCCGCGGCGGCGACGCACCCCTCGAGGAGCGGCGCGAGACGGCCGGGCCGGTGCGGAACGCCGTCGAACGCGTGCGGCCCTTCCGGCCGCGAATCGGTCGAAAAGAAGCGCGAGAGGTGCTCCTGGCCTTCCGCGAGCACGTTCACGGCGAAGACGCGGGAGGTCTCCAGCACCTCGAGCGAGTACCGGCCGTGCTCGATGCAGATCAGCACGAGCGGCGGCCGCAGCGACAGCGACGAGAACGCGTTGATCGTGACCCCGTGGGGCCCGTCGGGCGCGGGCGCGGTGACGACGGTGATGCCGGTGACAAACCGCGCCATCGCCTCGCGAAACTGCCTTGCGTCGACCCCGCTCATCTTCGGCATACCGCTCCTAGTCCACCCGCTTCTGGAATCGGCTGATCGCCACCCCGAAGAACAACAGCCCGAGGCCTAGAAGCGGCAGAATCTGCTTCCAGAGAGCCTCGATCCCGACGCCCTTGATGAGAATCCCCCGGATTACGACCACGAAATAGGTCAGCGGAAACGCCCCGCCGATCACCTGCAGCCAGTACGGCAGCGACTCCCTCGGGAAGATGAAGCCCGACAGCAGGATGCTCGGCAGGAGCAGCAGCTGCGCCACCTGCACCGCCTGCTGGAACGTCTTCGACACGGTCGAGATCAACACCCCGATCCCCAGGGTGCTGAAGAAGAACGCGAGCGACAGCACGTAGAGCAGCAGCAGGCTGCCTTTGATCGGCATCCCGAACCAAAGGCTGGCCAGCAGCAGCGTGATCGTGATCTCGAGATACCCAAGCCCGATGAGCGGGATGATCTTGCCCAGCAGCAGCTCGAGCCCGGTGATCGGCGTCACGACGAGCTGTTCGATCGTCCCACGCTCCCGCTCGCGCACGATGACCGTCACGGCCTGGATGGTGGTGACGAACACCAGCACGACTGCGATCACGCCCGGGACGATGAAGTAGACGTTGGAAAGCGTCGGATTGTACCAGGCGCGCGGGCGCACGTCGACGAGCTGGACGGGCGGCGGCAGCCCGAGGCGGCCGGCCCGCTGGATGATGAGCTGGGTCGAGAGCGACTGCCCGATCCCACCCGCCAGGCCGAGCACGACGTTCGCCGACGTCGGCTCGGAGGCGTCCACGATCACGCCGACCTGCGCCGTGCGGCCGCTGCGGAGCCGGGTCGCGTAGTCCGGCGGGATCAGGATCCCGATCTTGGCGTCGCCCCCGTCGATCAGCCGCTGGACCCCGTTGAAGCTGTCGGCGTAATACTTCATGTCGAGATACGTCGTGTTGGCGAAGGCGGCGAGCAAGGTCCGGCTCTCGGGGGTGCGGGATTGATCGAATACCGCGGTGGGAATGTGCGTGACGTCGTTGGTCAGGTATCCGTACAGAAACAACTGCATGATCGGAAGCGTGATGATCGTCGCGAGCGTCCGGCGGTCGCGCACCAGATGCAGGATTTCCTTCCGCACCACGGCCCACAGGCGGCGGAAGTTCATCGGCCCTCCTGCGCGCCGGCACCGTCGCGGGACGCGGCCACGTCCCGCTCGACGAGTGAGACGAACGCGTCTTCCAGCGACGGCCGGACCTCCCGGATGCCTTCGACGGCGATCCCGGCGCGCGCGAGCGACGTCCGCAGCCCTTCCGCCTGACCCGCGTCGTCCACCGTCGCGTGGATCGCCCGGCCGAACAGCGCGACGTCGCGCACGCCCGGCTCGCCGCGCACCGCCTCGAGCGCCTGCTCGATGGGCGCGGCCCGGACTTCCAGGAGGGCCCCCGACATCCGGCGTTTGATCTCCGCCGGCGTCCCGGACGCGATGATCCGGCCGCCGAAGATGAACGCGAGGGTGTCGCAGTGCTCGGCTTCATCCATGTAGTGCGTCGTCACCATGATCGTGATGCCGGCGCGCGCAAACTCGTCGATGAGATCCCAGAAGGCCCGCCGGCTCACGGGGTCCACGCCGCTCGTCGGCTCGTCGAGGAACACCATTCGCGGCCGGTGGAGGACCGCGCAGCCGAACGCGAGCCGCTGCCGGTATCCGCCCGACAGCTCCCCCGTCAGCGCGCGCTCGCGGCCCCGCAGTCCGGCGCGGGCGATCCACTCGTCGACGGTCGCGCGCGCCTCGGCGCGGCCGAGGCCGTAGACGCCGGCGTAGAACGTGAGGTTCTCTTCAACCGTGAGGTCGTCGTACAGGCTGAAGCGCTGGGACATGTAGCCGATCCGCGCCTTGATCTGCTCGGGATCGCGGGCGACGTCGTAGCCGAGCACCGACGCGCGTCCCTCAGACGGTTCCAGGATTCCACAGAGCATGCGGATGGTGGTAGACTTCCCGGCGCCGTTGGGCCCAAGAAACCCCCAGATTGCGCCCGACGGGATGTCGAACGTAACGTGGTCGACGGCCACGAACGAGTCGAAGCGGCGCGTCAGGCCCTCCGCGCGCACCGCGAGGGGTCCGCGATCCGCCCCGGTCGCGCCCGCGGGCTCAGGCATCGGCCGCGCCGCGCCGCGCCCCGCGGCCGCCGGCGGACGGTCCGCGGCGCCCTGTTCTTCGATCATCGAGATGAACACGTCCTCGAGCGACGGCGGGATCGGCTCCGCCTCGAGCACCGTGCCGCCGGCCTGTGTCAGCTCCGCGCGCAGCGCCGGGATCGCCCGCGCGGCGTCCTGCACGACCACGTGGAGACGGTCGGCAAACACCATGTGCGACAGCACCTCGGACGACGCGGCGAGCACCCGGCGAACCGTCTCGCGGGGCTCGGCGAGCACCTCGACGACCTCGCCCCGCATCCGGTGGCGCATCGCGTCGGGCGGCTCGACCGAAATGAGCCGGCCCTGGTACATGAATCCGACGGTCGTCGCCCGCTCCGCTTCGTCCATGTAGGGCGTGCTCGCGATGATCGTTGCACCGTCGCGGTGGAGATCGTACAGAAGGCGCCAGAACTCGCGGCGCGAGACCGGGTCGACCCCGGTCGTCGGCTCGTCGAGCAGCAGGATGGACGGCGAGTGGATCAAGGTGCAGGCGAGCGCGAGTTTTTGCTTCATGCCGCCCGAGAGCTGCTGCGCGAGACGGCCTCGAAAGCCGGTCAAGCCCGCAAATTCGAGGAGCTGCGCATTGCGCTCGGCGCGGCCGGCCCGCGCCACGTCGAACAAGTCGGCATAGAAGTCCAGGTTTTCCTGAACCGAGAGGTCGCCGTACAAACTGAACCGCTGCGGCATGTATCCGATCCGCGCCTGCACCTCGCCCGGATCGCGGGCGATGTCCGTGCCGTCGATCGCGACGCGGCCGGCCGTCGGCTGGAGGGCGCCGCAGCACATCCGCAGCAGGGTCGTCTTGCCGGACCCGTCGGGGCCGAGCAGCGCGAACACCTCGCCGCGCGGCACCCGCAGCGTGATGCCGTCGACCGCCGTCCGCTCTCCGAACCGGCGCGTCAGGCCGGCGGCGTCCAGCGCAGGCGGGGCGCCGTCCCTCGCCGGCGCCGACGGGTTCACGGGGACGGTCGTTGCCCCGGTCCCGCGGTTCCGACGTAGATCGTCGCATCCGCCGGCATCCCGGGCTTCAGCTCTCCGTAGCGGCTGGTGATCTGCAGTTTCACGCCGTAGACGAGCTTCACGCGGTTCTCTCTGGACTGCACGTTGATCGGCGTAAACTCGGCCCGGGTAGAGATCTCGGAGACGTGGGCGGGAAACGTCCGCCCGGGATACGTGTCCACGGAGATCTCCGCCCGCTGGTTGAGGTGCACCCGCCCGATCTGATTCTCCGGAATAAACACCCGCAGCCACATGTCGCCCGGGTTCACGATCGTGTAGACGGCCCCGCCGGCCGCGACGACCTCGCCCTCCTGGTTGTTCTGGGTCAGAACGATCCCATCGATGGGCGACACGACGGTCGTGTACCCGAGGAGGATCTGCTGGTACCGGAGCGCCGCCTGAGCCTGGGCGAGCGCCGCCTGCGCCGCGGCCAGATCCTGCCGGCGCTGCGCGACGACGGTGTATCCGGCCTCCGCGTTGGCGAGCGCCTGCTGCGCCTGGACGACCGCGGCCCGGCTCGCGGTCACGCTCTGCTGCTGGATCGGAATCTGCAGCCGGTTCGCTTCCGCCGACCGCATCACCGCCTGCGCCTGCGTCACGGCGTCCCGGGCACTACGATCCGCGGCGACCGCGGCGTCATACGCGGCCCGCGCGGCGTC contains these protein-coding regions:
- a CDS encoding flavin reductase family protein; the protein is MSGVDARQFREAMARFVTGITVVTAPAPDGPHGVTINAFSSLSLRPPLVLICIEHGRYSLEVLETSRVFAVNVLAEGQEHLSRFFSTDSRPEGPHAFDGVPHRPGRLAPLLEGCVAAAECRVTAQYPAGDHTIFVGEVEAAEVFAGRRPLVYYDRGYHRLTDP
- a CDS encoding GYD domain-containing protein, which translates into the protein MVTYVILGSYTEQGIRNIKQLPQLRAAAEQFVGGKGGRVVANYTTFGGYDFVFIAEFPNDEAALEGAFLFGSRGDVRTQTLRAFTAQEAEAVTKRLP
- a CDS encoding ATP-binding cassette domain-containing protein, which translates into the protein MNPSAPARDGAPPALDAAGLTRRFGERTAVDGITLRVPRGEVFALLGPDGSGKTTLLRMCCGALQPTAGRVAIDGTDIARDPGEVQARIGYMPQRFSLYGDLSVQENLDFYADLFDVARAGRAERNAQLLEFAGLTGFRGRLAQQLSGGMKQKLALACTLIHSPSILLLDEPTTGVDPVSRREFWRLLYDLHRDGATIIASTPYMDEAERATTVGFMYQGRLISVEPPDAMRHRMRGEVVEVLAEPRETVRRVLAASSEVLSHMVFADRLHVVVQDAARAIPALRAELTQAGGTVLEAEPIPPSLEDVFISMIEEQGAADRPPAAAGRGAARPMPEPAGATGADRGPLAVRAEGLTRRFDSFVAVDHVTFDIPSGAIWGFLGPNGAGKSTTIRMLCGILEPSEGRASVLGYDVARDPEQIKARIGYMSQRFSLYDDLTVEENLTFYAGVYGLGRAEARATVDEWIARAGLRGRERALTGELSGGYRQRLAFGCAVLHRPRMVFLDEPTSGVDPVSRRAFWDLIDEFARAGITIMVTTHYMDEAEHCDTLAFIFGGRIIASGTPAEIKRRMSGALLEVRAAPIEQALEAVRGEPGVRDVALFGRAIHATVDDAGQAEGLRTSLARAGIAVEGIREVRPSLEDAFVSLVERDVAASRDGAGAQEGR
- a CDS encoding RidA family protein, which encodes MSKRIVRTEEAPQAIGPYSQAVVAAGFVYTAGQLALDPHTGQLVPGDVRIQTKRVMENIKAILESAGSSLAEVVKTTIFLRDMNDFGAMNEIYGSYFQEDPPARSTVQVAKLPRDGAVEIEAVALVK
- a CDS encoding ABC transporter permease, producing MNFRRLWAVVRKEILHLVRDRRTLATIITLPIMQLFLYGYLTNDVTHIPTAVFDQSRTPESRTLLAAFANTTYLDMKYYADSFNGVQRLIDGGDAKIGILIPPDYATRLRSGRTAQVGVIVDASEPTSANVVLGLAGGIGQSLSTQLIIQRAGRLGLPPPVQLVDVRPRAWYNPTLSNVYFIVPGVIAVVLVFVTTIQAVTVIVRERERGTIEQLVVTPITGLELLLGKIIPLIGLGYLEITITLLLASLWFGMPIKGSLLLLYVLSLAFFFSTLGIGVLISTVSKTFQQAVQVAQLLLLPSILLSGFIFPRESLPYWLQVIGGAFPLTYFVVVIRGILIKGVGIEALWKQILPLLGLGLLFFGVAISRFQKRVD
- a CDS encoding efflux RND transporter periplasmic adaptor subunit translates to MAASPPRRNRRPLLLAALAVAVLAVIAWDVWQAYLRQETADQLFGSGSIEATQVDIAPKITGRIVKLAAAEGDTVHAGEVLVRLDSRDLQAQVDQVRANVTAAEAKVRQAASAVETQQLTTDAQVGQARAALAAAETVVPQGQTTVALVGQTVEQSVNQTRAQLSAAQAQAVAARSNLAKAQSDYARAKALFAQGAIAAQDVDAARAAYDAAVAADRSARDAVTQAQAVMRSAEANRLQIPIQQQSVTASRAAVVQAQQALANAEAGYTVVAQRRQDLAAAQAALAQAQAALRYQQILLGYTTVVSPIDGIVLTQNNQEGEVVAAGGAVYTIVNPGDMWLRVFIPENQIGRVHLNQRAEISVDTYPGRTFPAHVSEISTRAEFTPINVQSRENRVKLVYGVKLQITSRYGELKPGMPADATIYVGTAGPGQRPSP